The sequence CTGCATGTTTCATTTTGACCAGATCTTAGCCATAACCTTTACACTCTTTGCTGTAATTGATATTGTTGGTTCAATACCCGTTCTCATTTCCATGAAAGAAAAACTCGGTCACATCGATTCGGGCAAGGCGACCCTTGCTTCTGGTGTACTGATGATCCTTTTCTTACTGGTAGGTGAACCTTTCCTGAAATTATTGAGCGTCGACGTACACTCATTTGCCGTAGCTGGTTCGATCGTGATCTTTGTAATTGGTCTTGAAATGATCCTTGGGGTAGAGTTCTTCAAGAGCGAGAAGGATACGAAAACAGGCAGCCTCATTCCCATCGCATTTCCGTTGATTGCGGGTTCCGGTACCCTGACCACCATTATGTCACTGAAGGCAAACTTCGACCAGTGGAACATCTTAGCAGGTATCCTCATCAACCTGATTATCATCTATGTGGTGCTTCGTTCCCTTAGTTTTATTGAAAGAATACTGGGTAAAGCAGGGTTGATGGTGGTGCGTAAGTTCTTCGGTGTCATCCTCCTTGCGATAGCTGTGAAGATATTTAAGAGCAATCTTAACCTGTAGTTTTTGTAATTGAGATCAAAAAGATTAGTTTTGCCTTCCTTGCTCGAAACAGAGAAGGTGTTTTGGCCTCGTAGTACAATGGATAGTATAAGAGTTTCCGAAGCTCCAGATACAGGTTCGATTCCTGTCGAGGCTACATATTAAATAAAAAGGGGTAGTATCATTGATACTACCCCTTTTTATTTTACCCGAAGGCCAATTACTTGAAACCTGCTATATAACTCTTTATAGAGTCGTCAAGCATTTTTGAAAACCGGTCAGCTGCACCTTCATTTAAGTGGGTAATATCCGTATAATCCTTTGTTGTAAAGCTACTATCTTCACTAAAATTCCAGTAAACAGCCGTTTTATGATCAATGGATCTATTGATAAAAGCATTGAACTCGTTTATCTCATCCTTTGTATAGGATTTTAATTCATTCTGCCGAACAGGTGGCATCACCAGAAAAACCTTTATCCCGTTTTCCCGGCAAAGTGAAATTATCTTATGAAAGTACTCCTCCTGAATTTTCAACCTCTTTATATCCCTGTGGATGGTATCGCTTTCCTGTGCTGTTCCATACCTGATATACTGGCCATTTTCCCGCTGAAAGGGAAGTTTTACGCTGGACTTCTTCAACAGACTTAGCTGCTTTGGATTCAGATTTTCCAATAAATGCTTCAGCTTCAGCTCCCAAACCTTATCCTTGTAATCTCTTTCATAATCTTTTCCTAAATAATCTGCATAAGCATAATTCCGTGAATTTGACAATACATTAAACTCAAAATAATCAACACCCAATACCAGACATGCTATCTTCTTTCTTTTATTGAGTAAGTATTGCAACTTATAATACTGCTGATTGTAAGAATCATTATCATGAGAGAAATTATATGCCTTGACTGATAATATAGCAGGATTTATACCCCTGTAACACCTGCTGTTTCCCAGTATCAGCAGCTCATAATCTTCCTTTACTACATCCTCAAAAGAACGATCAATCTGTTGTTGTGTATTAGGGCCATTACTGATAACAAGCCGGTGTGGCAATATAAATACCCCAAAAACACAATACAGCAAAGCGGGGATCAGGAATATAAATAGTGTTTGTAGAAATTGCTTCATCATTTAAAATTGGAAATAAATAAACGCCTGCTCTTGTGGGGCAAATACTAAAATGACAATTATTAATGTATAATAAAATGCGTATCGTACCGGCTTTTTCCACCTCAGTCCCAGGCTTTCAATTGCATATTTATTCTCTCGCCCTAACCATTCAATCATCATGAAAATAAAGACCAGACCAATGATCTTCCATGGCAATATCTCAGGCATGGAAAATAATGAAGGAGAAAGTATGCCTGACAAATAGGACATTGCGTGCCCAATATCCGCAGATCGGAAAAAGACCCATGCCAGCACCGTTAATGCGAAGGTCAATGCAATATTGAATATATCTTTCAATGAAGGCAATAATTTGCCCTGCGCTACTATGCCCAGGTTATTCCTGTTTTTACTTGTCACAAGCAATGGCAGAAAATATAATCCATTTAAGGCTCCCCAAACGAGGAACGTCCAATTTGCTCCATGCCAGAACCCGCTCACGATAAAAATGATCATGGTATTACGAATCCTCATCCAGGTTCCCCCTTTACTACCACCTAATGGGATATATAAATAATCCCTGAACCAGGTGGATAAGGAGATATGCCACCTCCTCCAGAACTCAGCAATGTCCCTTGAGAAATAAGGGAAGGCAAAATTCTGTAAAAGCTCAAATCCAAAGAGTCTGGCAGTACCCAATGCTATGTCTGAGTACCCGGAAAAGTCTCCATAAATCTGGAAAGCAAACATGATTGCTCCCAGTACCAGCGTACTTCCCGATTGATGTGCCGAATTATTAAATATATCGTTCGCATAAATAGCACAATTATCAGCAATCACCATTTTCTTAAATAGCCCCCAAAGTATCTGCCTTAAGCCATCTGCAGCCTTTTTATAATCAAAAGTCCGCTCCTGTTTAACCTGCGGTAACAGATGGGTCGCTCTTTCAATAGGACCGGCCACCAAAAGTGGGAAAAAGCTTACAAAAAGAGAGTAATCCACCCAGTTCCTCTCCGCTTTAATTCTTCCTTTATAAATATCTATCACATAAGACAGCCCGTGGAATGTGTAAAAAGAGATCCCTACAGGAAGAAGAATATTCAATGTTCCGGGATTGACCCGTACTCCCAGGTGTGAAAGCGCATCAGCAAAAGAAGCTGCGAAAAAATTATAGTATTTGAATACGCCCAAAAAGCCGAGATTGATAATTATGCTTAGCCAGAACCATCCCTTTTTAGCATTTTGGTTATCCTGATCCTGCATCTTTAATCCAGTGAAATAATCTAAAAATGTAGAAAACATGAGCAGGAACATAAAACGCCAATCCCAACAGGCATAGAAGAAATAACTGGAGATTAACAGTAAAATGTTTTGGGATTTTAGATTTTTGTTCGTTACAAACCAATATAAAATAAACACTATTGGTAAGAATATAGCAAATTCGATGGAATTAAATAACATTAGCTTTTACTAATTTATGCAAACAAAATTTACCTCGAAGCATTCGGGACATTTATTGATGACAATTTGAATATGATCATCCATTAACTTCATGAGCATGTCCCACCTTATGTATTCGCTGTATTTCCGGAATGGGGTTTACCTTTAGCCTCATAAGATACAACTTTATAGGGGGAAAAAAAACAAGCGGCAGGCCCCTAAAAATATCACTCCTGACTATTTTCCCCCTACATTTGTACCGTATGTTGAAGCGACTTATTTGTACTGCCATCTTCATATTATCAGTACAATTACTTTGGGGCCAGAACTATCAATACCATACATTCAGGAATATTGCTATCGGGCCTGAAGCTACCACTATTAACGCTTTCGCCCAGGATAGTCTCGGCCTCATGTGGCTGGGTACCAACAATGGCCTCTATAGCTATGACGGCTTTTCTGTACAATCTCACCTTGGTAAGGATACCTCCCATAAAACATTCGTCTACGACATCATCGTCGTCAATAAGGAATTGATGTGCCTGGCCATGGAAAATGGCATCTTCTTTTATAACTACCAAAAAGATGAATATGAACCAGTGCCCGTACAATTCCCAACCGATGTACGCACCCTGCTGCTTGAAAATGATAATCTGTGGATCGGCTCTTTCAAAGGACTGTTTAAATACAACTTCACCCATAAAAAACTGGAAAGCGTCGGCTATAAAGGGTTATCCAACCACACCATTTATTCACTGACCCGTACCAGTGACGGAGACATTTTGATCGGCACTTATAATGGCCTGTATTGCCTTTCGGCAGATAAATCACAGGTCCGCCAGATCCCCTTAGCCGACCTTCATAAACGCAGCAACCTTTTTGTCAACGCTTTATTTGAAGACACGGTGCGTAACCTGATCTGGGTAGGTACAGAAGGGGGCATCTATTATTACGATCTGATTAAAAACCTCGCCGTCAAACTACCCATCCTCCAGGACCATTCTGTAAAGTCATTGATGACTGACAACAGGAATAACCTGCTGATAGGTACCGACGCCGGGTTTTACATATACGACCCCGCCTCTGAGCAATTGGAGCATATTGTACATGACGCCCGCAACAAAGGCTCTATCGTCAATAATATTATCTGGAGCCTGTTTGCCGACAAAGAAGCCAACATTTGGCTGGGTACCGACTACGGCATCTCCCTGTTACAAAACCACAACAGCCTGCAGGTTATCCCCATCTTTGATATCACTCATGAAAAGGATGGGAACCGGTTTTATAATATCTATAAAGATCACTACGGCGATTACTGGCTGGGGGGTACAAATGGTATTATCCGTAGCACCTCTCCGGGAGGCCATGAGATATCATCTGCATGGTATAAGATGGGAGATAAGTCCCTGCCTATTTCGCACAACCGCATCAGGGATATCTTTGAAGATACAAACAACAACGTGTGGGTAGCTACAGATGGTGGTATCAATCGATACGATCGGCACACAAAAGCATTCGTCAATTATAATATTATCGATAGCTCCCAGTCACGTAATGCTAACTGGGCCTATAATATTCAGGAAGACGACCAGCAAAGGTTATGGATCGCTACCTACCTGGGAGGGATTTTTGTGGTGGATAGGTCCCGGCTCACTGCAGCTCCTGATGTATCACGGCAAACGACTACTACCAATTTTGTAGCGAACAAATCACGGCAAACTGCGGCTCCTGATTTTGTTGTAGACAGATCCAGACTCACTACAGCTCCTATTATAGCCGTGCACAACTTCGCTGCTCACAATGGACTGGCCGGCAACTCCGTGAACCAGCTTACAAAAGATCCGCAGGGAAATATCTGGGCATTAATTTATAACAGGGCCGTGCATAAGATCAACCCACACAACTATCAGGTAGAAACCCTGATGGATGGATCAAAGCATCCCTCTTATATGTTCGCAGATGATGCGGGTGTAATCTGGATCGGTTGCCCCGGCAATATCGTCAGAATAAAAGATGGCCAGCAAAAGATTATCCCATTTAAAGCTGACCAGATATTAAGCATGGAACAGGTAGATGCCAATATCTGGATCTCCACCAGTGAAGGTATCTGGATGATGGACAGAAATACCACCACGGTACAGCGATTCAACAGTGGACAATCTGCCTTTACCTCCATGTATTATGATAAGGACCAGCATGCCGTCTACCTGGGAGGAGCTGATGAATTAGGGATCGCGGCATCGGTTATACAACCTGCCACTGGTGCCGGCAATCAGCTGTATCTCACCGCCATGTATATCAATGGTAAACTATCCGGATCTATAAGATATAAGAACAATATCCGCCTGAGTCATGAGCAGAACAACCTTGCTTTCGCCGTTTCTGACCTCAGTTATTCAGATCCTGAAGGCACCCGGTATGTATACAGGATCACGCAAATAGATGATGACTGGAATACATTGCCACTCAATAATAACCTGATTACCTACACAAATCTCAGTTACGGGCATTATACCCTGTTGGTGAGTAAACTCGATGCATATGGAAAACCATTTGCCAATCCATTAAAGCTATCGATCACCATTATTCCACCATGGTATTATACCAATCTGGCGAAAGCGATTTATTTTTTGATCGTGGTCGGACTCGTGCTCTGGGCAATCAACTTCTTCAGGGTAAGGCATAATCTCAAGATCGAGCGTATAGAAAAACAAAAGACGGTAGAGCTGACCAATCTGAAACTCAACTTTTTCACCGATATCTCGCATGAGCTAAAAACGCCCCTCAGTCTGATCCTTGCACCTGTAAGCCAGATGCTGGCAGAAAGCAGAAGTCCGCTGAAAAAGAAGCAACTCGAAGGGATACAGCAAAATGCGCTGAAACTGAATGCTTTAATTCACAGAGTACTGAACTTCAACAGGGCTGATAGCAGTGCGCTTTCCGCCTTGGTATTGTCAAAGCTGGAACTAGTGACTTTCGCCCGAAAGCTGTATGACTCTTTTAGCAACCAGCAGATATCTTTTACTTTCACCTGCAACAGGGAAGAGATTTATATGGATACTGATGTGATCAGAACAGAAGCGATCATCACTAACCTGCTATCTAATGCCTGCCGGTATACGCCTGAAGGAGGGGCTATCCATCTGGATATCACCCAGCAAAACAATATAGTGGCAATAAAAGTAACCGATACTGGTATCGGTATTCCTGTTGCTGATGTGCCATATGTATTTGAGCGATTTTTCAAATCTTCCATTACGGCGAGGAACAAGGAAGGTTCTGGTATAGGGCTTTACCTGGTGAGGAACTATGCGGAACAACTAGGCGGGTATGTCACGATAGCCTCTGTAGAAGGAGAGGGGACTACGGTGACTGTCAGTTTGCCTATTCCTGAAAGAGTGGCCGTTCCCATTATGGGGGAACATAAGAACCAGCACACCCCTTCAGGAGAACAGGGCAACCATTCAGGGGAATATAACATTCATTCAAAAAACCAGAACACCCTTTCAGAAGAACAGAGCGATCTTTCAGGAGAACATACCATCCATTCAAAAAACCAGCACACCCCTTCAGGAGAACAGAGCGATCTTTCAGGGGAATATACCATCCATTCAAAAAACCAGCACACCCCTTCAGGAGAACAGAGCGATCTTTCAGGGGAACATACCATCCATTCAAAAAACCAGAATGCCCTGCCTGAACAACCCGGAAAGCATCCCTCCCCCAAAAAAAAGATCCTCATCGTAGACGACAACCATGAAATAACAGATTTCCTACACCATGCCCTCGCCCCCCAATACCAAATCAAAATCGCCCACGACGGCAAAAAAGGAGAATCCCTCAGCCTCGAATGGCAGCCAGACCTCATCATCGTAGATGTCATGATGCCTGTAATGGACGGCCTTGAAATGAGCAGACGACTCAAAAAACAAGTCATGACCGCCACCATACCTATTATATTATTAACTGCAAAAGACGACCGGCAAACCGAACTAAACAGCATCGACCTTGGCGCCGATGCCTTTATGTCCAAACCTTTTGATATATCTATCCTGCTCTCAAGAATCGAACAACTACTCAAACGCCGGGAAGATATGGAGCACCAACTCCGTATTTCCTCCCTCACTGACCCAAAAGAAAACAAGACCCTATCCAAAGATGAGCAGTTCCTCTCCGATATCACCCAGATCATAGAGGAAAAAATGGACGATCCCCAGTTCAATGTTCAGGTACTCAGTGAACTGAGCTTTACCAGTTCTAAACAACTGTACCGCAAAATAAAGCAACTTACCAGCCTCACCCCGGTTGAATACATCCGCTCCATCAGGATGAAAAAAGCCGCCGTTCTCTTACAACAGAACAAATTTACCGTGGCAGAGGTCATGTATATGGTCGGATTCTCTGAAGCCTCCTATTTCTCCAAATGTTTCCAGTCAGAATTCGGAGTTACACCTTCTCAGTATATTAAAAATAACACATAATCAATATATGTGTCCGTTGTCTAAATTTTATCCTATTATGTCCGATATCAGCCGCACTTAAAAACGAATCTTGAATAGTTTCGAACCGTACGAAAAACTGATACGGTTATTTATGTCCCTAAAGGCAATTCCACTCCTTTGCATGTGCTTGTATTTTACGGCCACGTTCGCTCAACAGACTATCTACGTTGATAAATCTGGTGTGATGCGCTGGTCGGATAGTAAAAAAGAGGCCTCCTTTTATGGAGTGAACTATACCCTCCCTTTTGCACATGCCTATCGCCAGGTCAAAGATCACAAAGCAGCTATTGACAAAGACGTATACCATTTTTCCCGCCTTGGATTCAATGCTTACAGAATACATATATGGGATGTAGAAATTACCGATTCCATCGGGAGGTTACAACAAAATGAACACCTTGATCTCCTCGATTACCTGATTTCCAGCGTACAAAAACGGGGAA is a genomic window of Chitinophaga sp. LS1 containing:
- a CDS encoding MarC family protein gives rise to the protein MFHFDQILAITFTLFAVIDIVGSIPVLISMKEKLGHIDSGKATLASGVLMILFLLVGEPFLKLLSVDVHSFAVAGSIVIFVIGLEMILGVEFFKSEKDTKTGSLIPIAFPLIAGSGTLTTIMSLKANFDQWNILAGILINLIIIYVVLRSLSFIERILGKAGLMVVRKFFGVILLAIAVKIFKSNLNL
- a CDS encoding DUF1574 family protein, whose protein sequence is MMKQFLQTLFIFLIPALLYCVFGVFILPHRLVISNGPNTQQQIDRSFEDVVKEDYELLILGNSRCYRGINPAILSVKAYNFSHDNDSYNQQYYKLQYLLNKRKKIACLVLGVDYFEFNVLSNSRNYAYADYLGKDYERDYKDKVWELKLKHLLENLNPKQLSLLKKSSVKLPFQRENGQYIRYGTAQESDTIHRDIKRLKIQEEYFHKIISLCRENGIKVFLVMPPVRQNELKSYTKDEINEFNAFINRSIDHKTAVYWNFSEDSSFTTKDYTDITHLNEGAADRFSKMLDDSIKSYIAGFK
- a CDS encoding MBOAT family O-acyltransferase; the encoded protein is MFSTFLDYFTGLKMQDQDNQNAKKGWFWLSIIINLGFLGVFKYYNFFAASFADALSHLGVRVNPGTLNILLPVGISFYTFHGLSYVIDIYKGRIKAERNWVDYSLFVSFFPLLVAGPIERATHLLPQVKQERTFDYKKAADGLRQILWGLFKKMVIADNCAIYANDIFNNSAHQSGSTLVLGAIMFAFQIYGDFSGYSDIALGTARLFGFELLQNFAFPYFSRDIAEFWRRWHISLSTWFRDYLYIPLGGSKGGTWMRIRNTMIIFIVSGFWHGANWTFLVWGALNGLYFLPLLVTSKNRNNLGIVAQGKLLPSLKDIFNIALTFALTVLAWVFFRSADIGHAMSYLSGILSPSLFSMPEILPWKIIGLVFIFMMIEWLGRENKYAIESLGLRWKKPVRYAFYYTLIIVILVFAPQEQAFIYFQF
- a CDS encoding two-component regulator propeller domain-containing protein; its protein translation is MLKRLICTAIFILSVQLLWGQNYQYHTFRNIAIGPEATTINAFAQDSLGLMWLGTNNGLYSYDGFSVQSHLGKDTSHKTFVYDIIVVNKELMCLAMENGIFFYNYQKDEYEPVPVQFPTDVRTLLLENDNLWIGSFKGLFKYNFTHKKLESVGYKGLSNHTIYSLTRTSDGDILIGTYNGLYCLSADKSQVRQIPLADLHKRSNLFVNALFEDTVRNLIWVGTEGGIYYYDLIKNLAVKLPILQDHSVKSLMTDNRNNLLIGTDAGFYIYDPASEQLEHIVHDARNKGSIVNNIIWSLFADKEANIWLGTDYGISLLQNHNSLQVIPIFDITHEKDGNRFYNIYKDHYGDYWLGGTNGIIRSTSPGGHEISSAWYKMGDKSLPISHNRIRDIFEDTNNNVWVATDGGINRYDRHTKAFVNYNIIDSSQSRNANWAYNIQEDDQQRLWIATYLGGIFVVDRSRLTAAPDVSRQTTTTNFVANKSRQTAAPDFVVDRSRLTTAPIIAVHNFAAHNGLAGNSVNQLTKDPQGNIWALIYNRAVHKINPHNYQVETLMDGSKHPSYMFADDAGVIWIGCPGNIVRIKDGQQKIIPFKADQILSMEQVDANIWISTSEGIWMMDRNTTTVQRFNSGQSAFTSMYYDKDQHAVYLGGADELGIAASVIQPATGAGNQLYLTAMYINGKLSGSIRYKNNIRLSHEQNNLAFAVSDLSYSDPEGTRYVYRITQIDDDWNTLPLNNNLITYTNLSYGHYTLLVSKLDAYGKPFANPLKLSITIIPPWYYTNLAKAIYFLIVVGLVLWAINFFRVRHNLKIERIEKQKTVELTNLKLNFFTDISHELKTPLSLILAPVSQMLAESRSPLKKKQLEGIQQNALKLNALIHRVLNFNRADSSALSALVLSKLELVTFARKLYDSFSNQQISFTFTCNREEIYMDTDVIRTEAIITNLLSNACRYTPEGGAIHLDITQQNNIVAIKVTDTGIGIPVADVPYVFERFFKSSITARNKEGSGIGLYLVRNYAEQLGGYVTIASVEGEGTTVTVSLPIPERVAVPIMGEHKNQHTPSGEQGNHSGEYNIHSKNQNTLSEEQSDLSGEHTIHSKNQHTPSGEQSDLSGEYTIHSKNQHTPSGEQSDLSGEHTIHSKNQNALPEQPGKHPSPKKKILIVDDNHEITDFLHHALAPQYQIKIAHDGKKGESLSLEWQPDLIIVDVMMPVMDGLEMSRRLKKQVMTATIPIILLTAKDDRQTELNSIDLGADAFMSKPFDISILLSRIEQLLKRREDMEHQLRISSLTDPKENKTLSKDEQFLSDITQIIEEKMDDPQFNVQVLSELSFTSSKQLYRKIKQLTSLTPVEYIRSIRMKKAAVLLQQNKFTVAEVMYMVGFSEASYFSKCFQSEFGVTPSQYIKNNT